One window of the Cryptomeria japonica chromosome 7, Sugi_1.0, whole genome shotgun sequence genome contains the following:
- the LOC131056285 gene encoding F-box/LRR-repeat protein 15-like: protein MRKAQMLQLDGCQILKTIQFGCEELVELNIRACPELEELTIFRGPNCQEKIIIDGCGKLKCLQVDDYQNLKSVLGISNLAKLLELEICGCGKQEFDHLCLSDMKCLERMTFDRYVEVKYFEFDCCQNLKTIEFGYEELVELSIQGCPELVRVPVLTGPSCLEKIITDGCEKLKYLQLDGCQNFKTIQFGCEELVELNIRGCPELEELTVFRGPNCLERIIIEGCGNLKCLQVDGYQNLKSVLEISNLAKLVELEICGCRKQEFDHLSLSGVKFLERMTIDRYVKVKYVELDGCQNLKTIQVDCEEFVELSIRGCPELEELPAFRGMDSLERIIIEGCGKLKCLQVDGYKKLKTIQFGCEELVELIIRGCPELEELTVFRGPNCLEKTIIDGCGKLKCLQVDGYQNLKSVLGISNLAKLVELEICGCGKQEFDHLSLSGMKCLERIKFDRLVQLKYFEFDGCQNLKAMQFDCEELVELRIRGCPELEELPVLRGPSCLERIIIDRCGKLQCLQVNGCQNLKSLSGNFELRQLHVINCPELEEVMVLMGLDRLSCFGSIKIHNCEKLQNISGIEEWQALSYMSLCYCSNALLRNCIRKLEKVSPYSPIVLIGRVVDGAESTLNQLSFSEFEATALTSVDRTKLGPFIVCFAIVVDRSFSHIFQVRPGEWIITMVVDNHFGRIENLLRKYEILKGGFCLKLKEDEELNVVHVLRAIVDKLYHS, encoded by the exons ATGCGGAAAGCTCAAATGCTTCAATTGGATGGTTGTCAAATTTTGAAAACAATACAGTTTGGCTGTGAAGAGCTTGTAGAATTAAACATTCGGGCCTGTCCGGAGCTTGAAGAATTGACAATTTTTAGAGGCCCAAATTGCCAGGAGAAGATTATAATTGATGGATGCGGAAAGCTCAAATGTCTTCAAGTGGatgattatcaaaatttaaaaagtGTGTTAGGAATATCTAATCTTGCAAAGCTTTTAGAATTGGAAATTTGTGGTTGTGGGAAGCAAGAGTTTGATCACTTGTGTCTCAGTGATATGAAATGTCTCGAGAGGATGACATTTGATAGATATGTAGAGGTGAAATATTTTGAATTTGACTgttgtcaaaatttgaaaacaattgAGTTTGGTTATGAAGAGCTGGTAGAACTAAGCATTCAGGGCTGTCCGGAACTTGTGCGAGTGCCAGTTTTAACAGGCCCAAGTTGCCTGGAGAAGATTATAACTGATGGATGCGAAAAGCTTAAATATCTTCAATTGGATGGTTGTCAAAATTTTAAAACAATACAGTTTGGGTGTGAAGAACTTGTAGAATTAAACATTCGGGGCTGCCCGGAGCTTGAAGAATTGACAGTTTTTAGAGGCCCAAATTGTCTGGAGAGGATTAtaattgaaggatgtggaaatctGAAATGTCTTCAAGTGGATGGTTATCAAAATTTAAAAAGCGTGTTAGAAATATCTAATCTTGCAAAGCTTGTAGAATTGGAGATTTGTGGTTGTAGGAAGCAAGAGTTTGATCACTTATCTCTCAGTGGTGTGAAGTTTCTCGAGAGGATGACAATTGATAGATATGTAAAGGTGAAATATGTTGAATTGGATGgttgtcaaaatttgaaaacaatacAGGTTGATTGCGAAGAGTTTGTAGAATTAAGTATTCGGGGCTGTCCAGAGCTTGAGGAGTTGCCTGCTTTTAGAGGCATGGATTCCCTGGAAAGGATTATAATTGAGGGATGTGGAAAGCTCAAATGTCTTCAAGTGGATGgttataaaaaattgaaaacaatacaGTTTGGCTGTGAGGAGCTTGTAGAATTAATCATTCGGGGCTGTCCGGAGCTTGAAGAATTGACAGTTTTTAGAGGCCCAAATTGCCTGGAGAAGACTATAATTGATGGATGTGGAAAGCTCAAATGTCTTCAAGTGGATGGTTATCAAAATTTAAAAAGTGTGTTGGGAATATCTAATCTTGCAAAGCTTGTAGAATTGGAGATTTGTGGTTGTGGGAAGCAAGAGTTTGATCACTTGTCTCTCAGTGGTATGAAGTGTCTCGAGAGGATTAAATTTGATAGACTTGTACAGTTGAAATATTTTGAATTCGATGGTTGTCAAAATTTGAAAGCAATGCAGTTTGATTGTGAAGAGCTTGTAGAATTAAGAATTCGGGGCTGTCCGGAGCTTGAGGAATTGCCTGTTTTAAGAGGTCCAAGTTGCCTGGAGAGGATTATAATTGATAGATGTGGAAAGCTCCAATGTCTTCAAGTGAATGGTTGTCAAAATTTGAAAAGTCTGTCTGGTAACTTTGAGCTTAGACAGTTGCATGTTATAAATTGTCCTGAGCTTGAAGAGGTGATGGTCCTGATGGGTCTTGACAGATTGAGCTGCTTCGGGAGCATTAAAATTCACAACTGTGAGAAACTGCAGAACATATCAGGCATCGAAGAATGGCAGGCACTATCTTATATGAGTCTCTGTTATTGCTCCAACGCACTACTACGGAATTGCATTCGTAAGTTGGAG AAAGTGTCGCCATATTCCCCTATTGTTTTGATTGGAAGGGTAGTGGATGGAGCAGAGTCAACTTTAAACCAATTGTCCTTTTCTGAATTTGAAGCCACGGCGCTAACTAGTGTCGACAGGACAAAATTGGGTCCATTCATTGTATGTTTTGCTATTGTGGTCGATAGATCTTTCTCCCATATATTCCAGGTGCGTCCAGGAGAATGGATAATTACAATGGTAGTTGATAATCactttggtcggattgaaaatctTTTGAGGAAGTATGAAATATTGAAGGGGGGGTTTTGTCTAAAGTTGAAGGAAGACGAAGAGCTCAATGTTGTGCATGTTTTACGTGCAATTGTTGATAAGCTATATCATTCATAA
- the LOC131056284 gene encoding uncharacterized protein LOC131056284: MNRTSLTALVERFHNAHNTFHLPTGELIVTPKDVYRILQIPITEELVQYYRHEAGGTTALRFTTVKETLATQLYNCLQQLGIRAFLDKEEKELGNSFPSTIETAIRSAKVHITIFSKRYAESPWCLAELVLMLDSQAKIIRVFYEVKPSDLRHIENGAYADAFKKYEEKGRYLDKHNQWKEALQSLSLIAGEEFDRFSDCKNIIVAVQEEVKRKTCLHVAEYPVGLNNLVKDFERRCLDELVQDFENQCRLKTVKNKVVVVGIFGMGGSGKTTLAKELFNRKMSNYSRASFLFDVREESARSNLPSLQLKLLIDLFDTYHLNFTSTEEGTSYFKDNLQRSPGHLSFLIVVDDIDHVQQLNSLLVRDILKKSGINKALVLGRHVHGRTHSYWRSQLIKARMMLPRDVKQRLRISFEALDDEQKQTLKAKCLVEEINEIRGDVILLRMHDHLRDLGREMALQRSPPQRLWRPQDLKSSALMGFKNVLTKTNMRCFHSIFDNSIGSQVTFFLGQSDNCVETSASLLWLKLEGNSTEQSSIPSWIPLQNLHHLEIHSGQLKTLWENNIEAPSRLKELLIYENSLKEFPDLSGISDSLENGFLESLEKLVISGEYFVSKILISGIHYPSLDSITLEYMGNLMEVNLRSVKTLKSLAIVYCNKLTRLTGTSHLTNLVLLRIIQCPDLEELRLARPSCLERITNGYCTKLKSVLRISYF; the protein is encoded by the exons CTTTACAACTGTCAAAGAAACTTTGGCTACTCAGCTTTACAACTGTCTTCAGCAGTTGGGAATACGGGCGTTTCTTGATAAGGAAGAGAAGGAACTTGGAAATTCTTTTCCTTCTACAATCGAGACTGCCATCCGCTCTGCTAAGGTACACATAACCATCTTTTCCAAAAGATATGCAGAGTCGCCTTGGTGCCTGGCTGAGCTAGTTCTCATGTTAGACAGCCAGGCCAAAATTATTCGTGTGTTTTACGAAGTGAAGCCTAGTGACCTCCGCCACATTGAAAACGGAGCATACGCTGATGCATtcaagaaatatgaggaaaagggCAGGTACCTGGACAAGCATAACCAGTGGAAAGAAGCTCTTCAGTCACTTTCATTAATAGCTGGGGAAGAATTTGACAG ATTCAGTGACTGTAAGAACATAATAGTAGCAGTGCAAGAAGAGGTAAAAAGGAAAACATGTTTACATGTTGCTGAATATCCAGTGGGGCTTAACAACCTTGTGAAAGATTTTGAAAGGCGTTGCCTTGATGAACTTGTACAAGATTTTGAAAACCAGTGTAGACTGAAGACTGTGAAGAATAAGGTTGTGGTAGTTGGCATTTTTGGCATGGGTGGGTCGGGAAAGACAACTCTTGCCAAAGAATTGTTTAACCGAAAGATGTCTAATTATTCTAGAGCAAGTTTTCTGTTTGATGTGCGAGAAGAATCTGCGAGAAGCAACTTACCTTCTTTGCAACTTAAGCTTCTCATAGATCTCTTTGACACATATCATCTGAATTTTACAAGTACAGAAGAAGGAACAAGCTATTTCAAAGATAATCTACAAAGGAGCCCTGGGCATTTAAGCTTCCTAATTGTTGTAGACGATATCGATCATGTCCAACAGTTAAACTCTCTACTGGTCAGGGATATCTtaaaaaaatctggcataaacaaAGCTCTG GTTCTCGGCCGGCATGTTCATGGTAGAACTCACAGTTATTGGAGGTCACAATTGATTAAAGCTAGAATGATGCTGCCTCGAGATGTAAAGCAAAGATTGAGAATAAGCTTTGAGGCATTGGATGATGAACAAAAACAG ACACTCAAAGCTAAATGCCTTGTGGAAGAAATCAACGAGATTCGGGGAGATGTAATTTTATTGAGAATGCATGACCACCTGAGGGACTTGGGAAGAGAAATGGCACTTCAGCGCAGCCCTCCCCAACGCCTGTGGCGTCCTCAAGATCTGAAATCTTCG GCTTTAATGGGTTTCAAAAATGTCCTCACCAAAACCAATATGAGGTGTTTCCACTCCATTTTTGACAATTCCATTGGTTCTCAAGTTACATTCTTTTTAGGCCAATCAGATAACTGTGTTGAGACGTCAGCTTCCTTGCTATGGCTCAAGCTCGAGGGGAATTCCACGGAACAATCAAGTATTCCTTCATGGATTCCTCTTCAAAATTTGCATCATCTAGAAATCCACTCTGGACAGCTCAAAACGTTGTGGGAGAATAACATAGAG GCACCTTCCCGCTTGAAAGAGCTGCTGATTTATGAAAACTCTTTGAAAGAGTTTCCAGATTTATCAGGAATTTCAGATAGTTTAGAAAATGGATTCTTAGAAAGTCTTGAAAAGCTAGTGATTAGCGGTGAATATTTTGTATCCAAGATATTAATTAGTGGAATTCACTATCCCAGCCTTGACTCTATCACACTTGAATACATGGGAAATCTTATGGAAGTGAATTTAAGAAGTGTAAAGACATTAAAATCACTTGCTATTGTATATTGTAATAAACTCACAAGATTGACAGGAACATCTCATCTTACAAATCTTGTCCTATTAAGGATTATTCAATGTCCAGACCTTGAGGAGCTAAGGCTTGCTCGTCCGAGCTGTCTTGAAAGGATCACAAATGGTTATTGTACAAAGTTGAAAAGTGTGTTAAGAATATCTTACTTCTGA